In Pseudonocardia cypriaca, a single genomic region encodes these proteins:
- the mbhE gene encoding hydrogen gas-evolving membrane-bound hydrogenase subunit E, with amino-acid sequence MLALVAAHLVLAGLLPIVSARSRRAAFAVAAVLPAATLLWALANAGPALAGGVDETTAWSPALGLELSFRLDALGLAMIVLVSGIGAVILAYCTGYFGAGSPYATRSAALLLAFAGSMLGLVLADDLLTLYVFWELTSIASFLLVGQGGERREERRAAVQALLVTVFGGLAMLLGFVLLGETAGTYRISEILADPPRGGAVTAALLLILLGAFTKSAQLPFHPWLPAAMVAPTPVSAYLHAASMVKAGVYLVARLSPAFSDLAVWTVPVLVAGVATMLVGGWRALSATDLKRLLAFGTVSQLGFLMVLFGAGGRVAAMAGIAMLLAHGMFKATLFLTVGAVDHATGTRDVRELSGVGRALPGLAIAAALAAASMAGLPPLIGFVGKEAAFEAFLHGSVENWAVAGGLLLGSVLTVAYSARFLWGAFASKPGRDAGDVHRPGAALTVPIWLCAAAGPVLGIATPIVDTEAASYAGALPGDPGYHLALWHGFGLPLLFSAIALAGGLALHAARARVTPLAGHSPLDAQRAYEKTVAGIGRVAVGVTGRLQVGSLPAYLATILVAFVLLPGVATVLAGAWPTSLPLYHEVIQIPLAIMVVVAALAVTRARRRFTAVLLVGVIGYGVGGLFIVEGAPDLALAQFLVETLSLVAFVFVLRRLPPHFTESRPSRRVRVPKALLGAAAGFAVAVFALVLSAARTGPAATSGEFARLAPEAGATNVISAILVDFRALDTVGEIGVLFVAAAGVASLVLATRYDRRRGGGRVESGQSTPRHEEDVLG; translated from the coding sequence GTGCTCGCACTCGTGGCCGCGCACCTCGTGCTCGCCGGCCTGCTGCCGATCGTGTCGGCGCGCAGCAGGCGGGCGGCGTTCGCCGTGGCGGCTGTGCTGCCCGCGGCCACGCTGCTGTGGGCGCTGGCGAACGCGGGCCCCGCACTCGCGGGCGGCGTCGACGAGACCACGGCCTGGTCGCCCGCGCTCGGCCTGGAGCTGTCCTTCCGGCTCGACGCGCTGGGGCTCGCGATGATCGTGCTGGTGTCCGGCATCGGCGCGGTGATCCTGGCCTACTGCACCGGGTACTTCGGGGCCGGCTCGCCGTACGCCACGCGGTCGGCTGCGCTGCTGCTCGCGTTCGCGGGCTCGATGCTCGGCCTCGTGCTCGCCGACGACCTGCTCACGCTCTACGTGTTCTGGGAGCTGACGTCGATCGCGTCGTTCCTGCTGGTAGGGCAGGGCGGCGAGCGGCGCGAGGAGCGCAGGGCGGCCGTGCAGGCGCTGCTCGTCACGGTGTTCGGCGGCCTGGCGATGCTGCTCGGCTTCGTGCTGCTCGGCGAGACCGCGGGCACGTACCGGATCTCGGAGATCCTGGCCGACCCGCCCCGCGGCGGCGCGGTCACCGCCGCGTTGCTGCTGATCCTGCTGGGCGCGTTCACGAAGTCGGCGCAGCTGCCGTTCCACCCGTGGCTGCCGGCCGCGATGGTGGCGCCCACGCCGGTGAGCGCGTACCTGCACGCGGCGTCGATGGTGAAGGCGGGCGTCTACCTCGTGGCGCGGCTCTCGCCCGCGTTCTCCGACCTCGCCGTCTGGACGGTGCCGGTGCTGGTCGCCGGGGTGGCCACCATGCTCGTCGGCGGCTGGCGCGCGCTCTCGGCCACCGACCTCAAGCGGCTGCTCGCGTTCGGCACGGTGAGCCAGCTCGGGTTCCTCATGGTGCTGTTCGGCGCGGGCGGGCGGGTGGCCGCGATGGCCGGCATCGCGATGCTGCTCGCGCACGGGATGTTCAAGGCCACCCTGTTCCTCACCGTCGGCGCGGTCGACCACGCCACGGGCACGCGCGACGTGCGGGAGTTGTCCGGCGTCGGCCGCGCACTGCCCGGCCTGGCGATCGCCGCGGCGCTCGCGGCCGCCTCGATGGCGGGGCTGCCGCCGCTGATCGGGTTCGTCGGCAAGGAGGCGGCGTTCGAGGCGTTCCTCCACGGGAGCGTCGAGAACTGGGCCGTCGCGGGCGGGCTGCTGCTCGGCTCGGTGCTCACGGTGGCCTACAGCGCGCGGTTCCTGTGGGGCGCCTTCGCCAGCAAGCCCGGCCGGGACGCCGGCGACGTGCACCGCCCCGGCGCCGCGCTGACCGTCCCGATCTGGCTGTGCGCGGCCGCGGGCCCCGTGCTCGGGATCGCCACGCCGATCGTCGACACCGAGGCGGCGAGCTACGCGGGCGCGCTCCCGGGTGACCCGGGCTACCACCTCGCGCTCTGGCACGGCTTCGGGCTCCCGCTGCTGTTCTCCGCGATCGCGCTGGCCGGCGGGCTCGCCCTGCACGCCGCGCGGGCCCGGGTGACCCCGCTCGCCGGCCACAGCCCGCTCGACGCCCAACGGGCGTACGAGAAGACGGTCGCGGGGATCGGCCGGGTGGCCGTCGGCGTCACCGGGCGGCTGCAGGTCGGCTCGTTGCCGGCCTACCTGGCCACGATCCTCGTGGCGTTCGTGCTGCTCCCCGGCGTGGCCACGGTGCTGGCGGGCGCGTGGCCCACGTCCCTGCCGCTGTACCACGAGGTGATCCAGATCCCGCTCGCGATCATGGTGGTGGTCGCGGCGCTCGCCGTCACGCGGGCCCGGCGCCGATTCACCGCGGTCCTGCTGGTCGGCGTGATCGGTTACGGCGTCGGTGGCCTGTTCATCGTCGAAGGTGCGCCGGACCTCGCCCTCGCCCAGTTCCTCGTCGAGACGCTCTCGCTGGTCGCGTTCGTGTTCGTGCTGCGCAGGCTGCCCCCGCACTTCACCGAGAGCCGCCCGTCCCGGCGGGTCCGCGTGCCGAAGGCGCTGCTCGGGGCCGCCGCCGGGTTCGCGGTGGCGGTCTTCGCGCTCGTGCTGTCCGCGGCGCGCACCGGGCCCGCAGCCACCAGCGGTGAGTTCGCCCGGCTCGCCCCCGAGGCCGGGGCGACCAACGTGATCAGCGCGATCCTCGTCGACTTCCGCGCACTGGACACCGTCGGCGAGATCGGCGTGCTGTTCGTCGCCGCGGCAGGCGTCGCGAGCCTCGTGCTCGCCACCCGCTACGACCGGCGGCGCGGCGGAGGACGGGTGGAGAGCGGCCAGAGCACGCCCCGACACGAGGAGGACGTGCTCGGATGA